In Ovis aries strain OAR_USU_Benz2616 breed Rambouillet chromosome 13, ARS-UI_Ramb_v3.0, whole genome shotgun sequence, the following are encoded in one genomic region:
- the LOC101116334 gene encoding large ribosomal subunit protein eL8-like, which yields MNRGPYHLHQCILSPVLLYSFRLCESNCLRHMVRSLRQPFKMPKGKKVAPAPAMVKKREAKKAVIPLFEKRPKNFGIGQDIQPKRDLTRFVKWPRYIRLQRQMAILYKQLKVPPAINQFIQALDQHTATQLLKLAHKYRPEIKQEKKQRLLARAEKKAAGKGDAPTKRPPVLRAGVNTVTTLVENKKAQLVVIAHDVDPIELVVFLPALCHKMGVPYCIIKGKAQLGRLVHRKTCTTLAFTQVNLEDKSALAKLVEAIRTNYNDRYDEIRYHWGGSVLGPKSVARITKLEKAKAKELATKLG from the coding sequence ATGAACCGTGGGCCTTACCATTTGCATCAGTGCATTCTTTCCCCAGTGCTCCTTTATTCATTTAGATTGTGTGAAAGCAACTGTTTAAGACACATGGTCCGCTCTCTACGCCAGCCCTTCAAGATGCCGAAGGGGAAGAAGGTGGCCCCAGCCCCGGCCATGGTGAAGAAGCGGGAGGCCAAGAAGGCGGTCATCCCCCTTTTTGAGAAGAGGCCCAAGAATTTTGGCATTGGACAGGACATCCAACCCAAGAGGGACCTCACCCGCTTTGTCAAATGGCCCCGCTACATCCGGCTACAGCGGCAAATGGCTATTCTCTATAAGCAGCTGAAAGTGCCTCCTGCAATTAACCAATTCATCCAGGCCTTGGACCAACACACAGCTACTCAGCTGCTTAAGCTGGCCCACAAGTACAGACCAGagataaagcaagagaagaaGCAGAGGCTGCTGGCCCGAGCTGAGAAGAAAGCTGCTGGCAAAGGTGATGCCCCCACCAAGAGGCCACCTGTCCTTCGAGCAGGGGTCAACACTGTCACCACCCTGGTGGAGAACAAGAAGGCACAGCTGGTGGTGATTGCTCACGATGTGGATCCCATCGAGCTCGTGGTCTTCCTGCCCGCCCTGTGCCACAAGATGGGGGTTCCCTACTGCATCATCAAGGGCAAGGCCCAGCTGGGGCGCCTGGTGCACAGGAAGACGTGCACCACCTTAGCCTTCACACAAGTCAACTTGGAGGACAAGAGTGCCCTGGCTAAGCTGGTGGAAGCCATCAGGACCAATTACAATGACAGATACGATGAGATCCGTTATCACTGGGGAGGCAGTGTCCTGGGGCCGAAGTCAGTGGCTCGCATCACcaagctagaaaaggcaaaggcCAAAGAGCTGGCCACCAAGCTGGGCTGA